The following proteins are encoded in a genomic region of Doryrhamphus excisus isolate RoL2022-K1 chromosome 6, RoL_Dexc_1.0, whole genome shotgun sequence:
- the sv2 gene encoding synaptic vesicle glycoprotein 2B, with protein MRGLKSTGDEEPLLKGGNRLPNDIDSDEGETLYERSASKEAEDTRTRITYEEAVDAAGFGLFHWLLLLVCGWANASDAVEIVCVSFLLPTARCDLLLSSSDMGLLTASIFLGMMVGGYMWGYLADQKGRRSVLVVSLGVNGVFGALASAAPWFWLFLLLRFISGVGVGGSIPVIFSYFSEFMPRLRRGAMISALATFWMAGNILAAGLAWLVIPRTWAHFVMGQLDFKSWRVFVVLCSIPSLTSALIFRLLMPESPKFLMEAGRESEAIHVFRLMFELNTRGKGASYPDVSLHVSVPQRAYQTQTGLSRGGRLVSVVKKGLMPLKQMFEGTLKCRSLALLVIFYCISFGFYGLWMWFPELFARLEAGGSPCANMSSPSEHKNQSCYPVKTVVYEEGFFIAASNLPGNIFTILVMDSIGGKVLLSGSLLASSLSVFFIYIVHTKVQSLFLSCLFSGVSVIAWNALDVLGTELYPTQLRSSALGVFTGVGRVAAITANMVFGRLVDSECAVPILLVSAMLLCGGLTAFFLPHSKQTALT; from the exons ATGCGTGGTTTAAAATCTACTGGAGATGAAGAGCCTCTTCTCAAGGGGGGAAACCGACTTCCCAACGACATCGACTCGGATGAAG GGGAGACTTTATATGAGAGGAGTGCATCAAAAGAGGCGGAGGACACACGGACAAGAATAACATATGAAGAGGCGGTCGATGCAGCAG GCTTTGGTTTGTTCCACTGGCTGCTGCTCTTGGTGTGCGGCTGGGCCAACGCCAGTGATGCCGTGGAGATTGTCTGCGTGTCCTTCCTGCTACCCACCGCACGTTGCGATCTCCTGCTCAGCTCCTCCGACATGGGCCTGCTCACTGCCAGCATTTTCCTCG GCATGATGGTGGGCGGCTACATGTGGGGCTACCTGGCCGACCAGAAGGGGCGTCGTAGTGTCCTGGTGGTGTCCCTGGGCGTGAATGGTGTGTTTGGAGCTCTGGCCAGCGCGGCGCCCTGGTTCTGGCTCTTCCTGCTGCTTAGGTTCATCAGCGGTGTGGG AGTGGGCGGGTCAATTCCAGTCATCTTCTCCTACTTCTCTGAGTTCATGCCTCGACTGAGACGAGGTGCCATGATCAGTGCGCTGGCCACCTTCTGGATGGCAGGGAACATTCTAGCTGCAG GCCTGGCCTGGTTGGTAATCCCCAGAACCTGGGCACATTTTGTCATGGGCCAACTGGACTTCAAGAGCTGGCGGGTGTTTGTGGTGTTGTGCTCCATCCCAAGCCTCACATCAGCGCTCATCTTCAGGCTTCTCATGCCCGAAAGCCCCAAGTTCCTCATGGAG GCTGGCCGAGAGAGCGAGGCAATCCACGTCTTCCGCTTGATGTTTGAGCTGAACACTCGTGGCAAAGGAGCGTCTTACCCG GATGTTAGTTTGCACGTGAGCGTCCCGCAAAGAGCGTATCAGACCCAGACTGGACTATCACGCGGAGGTCGACTCGTCAGCGTTGTGAAAAAG GGTCTGATGCCGCTCAAGCAGATGTTTGAAGGCACGCTCAAGTGCAGAAGCTTGGCCCTGCTCGTCATCTTCTACTGCATCTCCTTTGG CTTCTACGGGCTGTGGATGTGGTTCCCAGAGCTCTTCGCCAGACTGGAAGCCGGCGGATCGCCTTGCGCCAACATGTCCTCCCCATCTGAGCACAAGAACCAAAGCTGCTATCCTGTCAAGACCGTCG TATACGAGGAGGGCTTCTTCATCGCGGCATCCAACCTTCCAGGCAACATCTTCACAATCTTGGTGATGGACAGCATCGGAGGGAAGGTGCTGCTCT CTGGCAGCCTGCTGGCGTCCAGTCTCAGTGTCTTCTTCATCTACATCGTCCACACCAAAGTCCAAAGTCTGTTTCTGTCCTGCTTGTTCAGCGGCGTGTCAGTCATCGCTTGGAACGCTCTGGACGTGTTGGGGACCGAGCTCTACCCTACACAACTacg ctCGTCTGCGCTCGGCGTCTTCACAGGGGTTGGCCGTGTGGCGGCCATCACGGCCAACATGGTCTTCGGCAGGTTGGTGGACAGCGAGTGCGCTGTGCCCATTCTGCTGGTGTCAGCGATGCTGCTGTGCGGCGGTCTGACAGCATTTTTCCTGCCGCACAGCAAGCAGACAGCACTCACCTAA